Proteins encoded together in one Staphylococcus aureus window:
- the yaaA gene encoding S4 domain-containing protein YaaA, producing MIILVQEVVVEGDINLGQFLKTEGIIESGGQAKWFLQDVEVLINGVRETRRGKKLEHQDRIDIPELPEDAGSFLIIHQGEQ from the coding sequence GTGATTATTTTGGTTCAAGAAGTTGTAGTAGAAGGAGACATTAATTTAGGTCAATTTCTAAAAACAGAAGGGATTATTGAATCTGGTGGTCAAGCAAAATGGTTCTTGCAAGACGTTGAAGTATTAATTAATGGAGTGCGTGAAACACGTCGCGGTAAAAAGTTAGAACATCAAGATCGTATAGATATCCCAGAATTACCTGAAGATGCTGGTTCTTTCTTAATCATTCATCAAGGTGAACAATGA